A window of the Mesorhizobium opportunistum WSM2075 genome harbors these coding sequences:
- a CDS encoding peroxiredoxin → MADLVVGDLAPQFDLPRDGGGSISLAASAGKPVVLYFYPQDDTTSCTQEAISFSQLKPEFEKAGAVVIGLSPDPVKKHDKFKSKYSLTIDLAADEERKVIDAYHLWVEKSMYGRKYMGVERATFLIGRDGRIARIWRKVRVKGHAEEVLEAVRAL, encoded by the coding sequence ATGGCTGACCTCGTCGTGGGCGATCTTGCGCCGCAATTCGACCTGCCGCGAGACGGCGGCGGCTCAATCAGCCTTGCCGCATCCGCCGGCAAGCCCGTGGTGCTCTATTTCTATCCGCAGGACGACACAACAAGCTGCACGCAGGAGGCGATCAGCTTTTCACAGCTCAAGCCGGAATTCGAGAAGGCCGGAGCGGTGGTGATCGGCCTGTCGCCCGACCCCGTCAAGAAGCACGACAAGTTCAAGTCCAAATACAGCCTCACCATCGACCTCGCCGCCGACGAGGAGCGCAAGGTGATCGATGCCTACCATCTGTGGGTCGAGAAATCGATGTATGGCCGCAAATACATGGGCGTCGAGCGCGCCACGTTCCTGATTGGCCGCGATGGCCGGATCGCCAGGATTTGGCGCAAGGTCCGGGTGAAGGGCCATGCCGAGGAAGTTCTCGAGGCCGTCCGAGCGCTTTGA
- a CDS encoding GNAT family N-acetyltransferase, with translation MNAPVAPTIPRSFVFEVVTSAARLDEIAPAWSALWQRAGGLVFQHPAWIAAWWRTTPHQERRTLRIGLAWNGDRLEGVIALATFRRSGIRVLEWAAKDHSDYGNALFAPGGDPQQLSRLWQYVLDQGGFDLIYLNRLLPDAGFRALLDPASRHGKALRRNHRWEISYRVEGSWPRGADWFETLSKKARQNYRRGCKFMEEGGALRFRLMDIGEPLEPVLARVAALKRLWLARHGRVSDLFDEGSPVLAALVSVLAELGLLRIFVLELDDTIVAVSINFEQHGTMMAFVTTYDPEYERASPGMVLMVDYIQWSLDRGLGKIDFLCGGEDFKRRFATQSVRLSSVIGARGLRGRLAALADHLNHVSKSWRARQQPKVETPEE, from the coding sequence GTGAACGCTCCCGTGGCGCCCACTATTCCGCGGAGCTTCGTCTTCGAAGTCGTGACATCGGCGGCGCGTTTGGACGAGATCGCCCCGGCCTGGAGTGCGCTTTGGCAGCGAGCCGGCGGGCTTGTCTTCCAGCATCCGGCCTGGATCGCGGCCTGGTGGCGCACCACCCCCCATCAGGAGCGGCGCACGCTCAGGATCGGGCTGGCCTGGAACGGCGACCGGCTCGAAGGCGTGATAGCGCTCGCCACCTTCAGGCGCTCCGGCATCCGCGTTCTCGAATGGGCGGCGAAGGATCACAGCGACTATGGCAACGCGCTGTTTGCCCCCGGCGGCGACCCGCAACAACTCTCCCGGCTCTGGCAGTATGTTCTCGACCAGGGCGGCTTCGACCTCATCTATCTCAATCGTCTGCTGCCGGATGCCGGTTTCCGTGCCCTGCTGGATCCGGCCTCGCGCCACGGCAAGGCGCTTCGGCGCAACCACCGCTGGGAAATCAGCTACCGTGTCGAGGGTTCCTGGCCGCGCGGCGCGGACTGGTTCGAGACGCTGTCCAAAAAGGCCCGGCAGAACTACCGTCGCGGCTGCAAGTTCATGGAAGAAGGCGGCGCATTGCGTTTTCGCCTGATGGATATCGGCGAACCGCTTGAGCCGGTGCTCGCTCGGGTCGCGGCGCTGAAGCGGCTGTGGCTGGCGCGGCACGGGCGCGTCTCGGACCTGTTCGATGAAGGCTCGCCTGTTCTCGCCGCGCTTGTGTCGGTGCTGGCCGAGCTCGGGCTGTTGCGCATTTTCGTCTTGGAGCTCGACGATACGATCGTCGCCGTCTCGATCAATTTCGAGCAGCACGGCACCATGATGGCTTTCGTCACCACTTACGATCCCGAATACGAGCGCGCCTCGCCGGGTATGGTGCTGATGGTGGACTATATCCAATGGTCGCTCGACCGTGGCCTTGGCAAAATTGATTTCCTCTGCGGCGGCGAGGATTTCAAGCGGCGCTTCGCCACGCAGTCGGTCAGGCTGTCATCGGTGATCGGCGCGCGCGGCTTGCGCGGTCGCCTCGCCGCGCTGGCCGATCATCTGAACCATGTTTCGAAATCCTGGCGGGCGCGACAGCAGCCGAAGGTGGAAACACCCGAAGAGTAA
- a CDS encoding sterol desaturase family protein: MLSDLVGKVLDRLSGTSLLATGLLLLTALVSALVAYWRTVEEKSWKEFFEFAVPHEVITHPSARADLLFWVTKKALMPFLMLPAGIVFVTAVGYGTNWLFSTLFQFQPPLIEGPAGPVTVLIFTITMLLAYDISYYLYHVAQHRYPVLWELHKVHHSAEVMVGITKDRVHPLDELMNRAWDGIVVGICFGIWSLVSLNLVELTVFGVNVYVMRNILMMDFVRHTHFKISFGPLNNLILCPHWHQLHHSTDPRHYDKNFGLLFSFWDRLFGTLCVPKPDEDFKFGLVDRDVRDYQSLAGLYVMPLKRMWRHIARRVRPGKPETTRASQRARS, translated from the coding sequence ATGCTGAGCGATCTGGTTGGCAAGGTCCTCGACAGGCTCTCCGGCACCAGTCTGCTGGCGACCGGGCTTTTGCTGCTGACTGCCTTGGTCAGCGCGCTCGTGGCCTATTGGCGCACGGTGGAGGAGAAGAGCTGGAAGGAGTTTTTCGAGTTCGCCGTCCCGCATGAGGTTATCACTCATCCCTCGGCGAGAGCCGACCTGCTGTTCTGGGTGACGAAGAAAGCTCTGATGCCCTTCCTGATGCTGCCCGCCGGAATTGTCTTCGTCACGGCGGTAGGCTACGGGACCAACTGGCTGTTCTCGACACTGTTCCAGTTCCAGCCGCCGCTGATCGAGGGGCCGGCGGGTCCGGTAACGGTGCTGATCTTCACCATCACCATGCTGCTCGCCTACGACATTTCCTATTATCTCTATCACGTCGCCCAGCATCGCTATCCGGTGCTCTGGGAACTGCACAAAGTGCATCACTCGGCCGAGGTGATGGTCGGTATCACCAAGGACCGGGTCCACCCGCTCGACGAACTGATGAACCGCGCCTGGGACGGCATCGTGGTGGGCATCTGCTTCGGCATCTGGTCGCTGGTTTCGCTGAACCTGGTCGAACTGACGGTCTTTGGCGTCAACGTCTACGTCATGCGCAACATCCTGATGATGGATTTCGTCAGGCACACGCATTTCAAGATCTCGTTCGGCCCGCTCAACAATTTGATCCTGTGTCCCCATTGGCACCAGCTGCATCACAGCACCGATCCGCGCCACTACGACAAGAATTTCGGGCTGCTCTTCTCGTTCTGGGATCGCCTCTTCGGAACATTGTGCGTGCCGAAGCCCGACGAGGATTTCAAGTTCGGCCTGGTCGATCGCGATGTGCGCGACTACCAGTCGCTTGCCGGCCTCTATGTCATGCCGCTGAAGCGAATGTGGCGACATATCGCTCGGCGCGTCCGTCCCGGAAAGCCGGAGACAACGCGAGCATCGCAGAGGGCTCGGTCGTGA